The Ascidiaceihabitans donghaensis genome includes the window GGGTTCTCGGATAAAAACCCATAGCCGGGGTGAATAGCCTGAGCGCCCGTGTCCAAGGCGGCCTGAATAATGACATCGCCGCGCAAGTAGCTTTGGGCGGGCGCGTTGCCCCCGATATGGACCGCGACATCGGCCATTTGCACATGTTTGGACGCCGCATCCGCTTCCGAATAAACAGCAACGCAAGCCACGCCCATGGATTGGGCGGTTTCCATAACGCGGCACGCGATCTCGCCCCGATTGGCTATGAGAATTTTGTTAAACATTCCGGTTCTCCTTGGCGTGAAAGCCCCACGCCTGCGGCATGGCGTATAGTGTCCGTTTCAAGATGCTTTGAGAGAGCGCACTGGAAACGCTTCAATGATCCGCTTGGCCTGTGCCGCCACATCTTGCATATCGCCACGCGACAGGGTCGTGGACACTGCATAGGTATCCTCATCGTCCTGCGCGTTTGGTGTGAGTTCAATGTCCAACGTGAAGCTGTCCGGCCCGTCGCCACGTTGAATTTGCACGTCAACTTGGGGCTCAAGGCTGACAAGATATGCCTGAAAACCTTCACCGGCCAGCAAAGCGTCGGTTTCATCCATGAAATCGAAAATGTCGGTGGTCATAAGACAGGAAGACGCAAAAGACACATCGCCGTCATCGGTCGGGCATTTGACGCCGATATGCAGCCAATTGGCTTTCTCGAAGTCTTTTGCGTCGTCATGTGCATAGCGTTTCACAGTCAGGCACAAGGGACCCAGATTAAAATCAGTCATATGTGGCATCCTTTAAAACATGAAGCGTTCCGGCGCAAAGCAGTCGCATACGCAACATCACATCCGGAACACGCCAAAGCGTGTGTCCTCGATCGGGGCGTTCAGGGCTGCGGACAGGCTTAGAAACAGCACGTCGCGTGTTTTGCGCGGATCAACCACACCATCATCCCAAAGGCGGGCCGACGCATAAAGCGGATGCGATTGTTCTTCGAACATATCAATTGTGGGCTGCTTAAAGGCGGCTTCTTCCTCGGCGGACCATGTTTCGCCTTTGCGCTCCATCCCGTCGCGCTTGACGGTGGCCAGAACACCGGCGGCCTGTTGACCGCCCATCACACCGATCCGCGAATTTGGCCATGACCACATGAAACGAGGGCTGTAGGCACGCCCTGCCATGCCGTAATTCCCCGCCCCGAAGGATCCGCCCACCACAAGCGTGATTTTGGGCACAGACGTCGTGGCCACAGCCGTGACCATCTTGGCACCGTGTCGCGCGATGCCTTCGTTTTCGTATTTGCGCCCCACCATAAAGCCGGTGATGTTTTGCAAAAAGACCAAAGGGATTTTTCGCTGTGAACACAGCTCGACAAAGTGTGCGCCCTTTTGGGCCGCTTCAGAGAACAACACGCCATTGTTGGCGATGATGCCAATGGGACAGCCTTTCAAATGGGCAAACCCCGTCACCAAAGTCTCGCCGAAACGCGGTTTGAATTCGTCAAACCGCGATCCGTCCACAACACGCATGATAACTTCGCGGATGTCATAGGGCTGGCGGGTGTCTGCGGGCACAACCCCCAGCAATTCGGCAGTGTCATATGCAGGTTCTTCTGCCTCTTGCCATTGCACTGTTGTGGGTTTTGTACGGTTCAATTGCGCCACAGCACGACGGGCCAGTGCCAAGGCGTGAGTGTCATCTTCGGCCAGATAGTCCGCGACCCCCGACAAACGCGTGTGCACATCACCGCCGCCCAAATCTTCGGCGGATACAACTTCACCTGTCGCGGCCTTTACCAACGGCGGGCCAGCCAGAAAAATTGTGCCCTGTTCTTTTACGATAATTGTCACATCCGACATAGCAGGCACATAGGCACCGCCCGCGGTGCAAGACCCCATCACAACAGCAATTTGCGGAATGCCTTTTGCGCTCATTTGCGCCTGATTAAAGAAAATGCGCCCAAAGTGGTCACGGTCAGGGAAAACCTCATCCTGATTGGGCAGGTTCGCGCCACCGCTGTCGACCAGATAGATGCATGGCAAGTGGTTCTGTTCCGCGATCTCTTGGGCGCGCAGGTGCTTTTTCACGGTCATCGGGTAGTATGTGCCACCCTTCACAGTGGCGTCGTTGCACACCACCATCACCTCGTGGCCCTGCACCCGACCAATGCCCGCAACCACGCCAGCGCAAGGGGCTGCCCCGTCATACATGCCATGGGCCGCCGTCGCTCCGACCTCCAAGAACGGAGACCCCGGATCAAGCAAGTTCGCCACACGTTCGCGTGGCAACATTTTCCCGCGCGACACATGACGGTCACGAGACCGTTCACCGCCCCCAAAGGCTGCGGCTTGTGCGGCCTCCGTGATCTGGCCCAACGCAGCTTTGTGGGCGGTCACGTTCACTTTAAACGCTTCTGAGGACGTCAATATCTGTGATTTGAGCTTCATAACCTAATCCTTAATCCAACCCGTGTTGCGGTTCAGCGCGTGCATGCGTATCGCCATCGCGATCCCAAACGCCGTAACCGAACGGTCTGGCACTTGAACGCGAAAACGTTCCTTTTGGTCAAAGCCGACTGACCTCTTGCTTGCGCTCATGTATGAGACTCTGCAATTGCCATTGCCTTCAATTCCTTACGGATCACTTTGCCCGTTACCGTCATCGGCAAGCCCTCTAAAAATTCGATTTCTCTTGGATATGAATAGCTTGCAAGCCGGTCTTTCACGTAAATTTGAAGTGCTTCGGCGTCCCGTACGGCCCCTTCCCGCAACACAACATAAGCTTTCACAATTTCGGTGCGCAGCGCATCGGGTTTGCCGATAACGCCACAGGTCACTACATCAGGGTGCGTCAGCAAACAGTCTTCGATTTCAGCAGGTCCAATGCGGTAACCCGAAGACGTGATCACATCATCCTCACGGCCCACGAAACGCAGATAGTCACCCTCCCAGATACCGCGATCGCCCGTCAGCATCCAGTCACCACGAAATTTCTCGGACGTCGCGTCCGGGCGTTGCCAATATTCCAACATCATCGAGGGAGACCCACGTTTGACCGCAATATCCCCTTCCGCATCTGTCGTGTTCCCATCTTTATCAACCACTTGCACTTCATGACCGTCAACAGGCTTACCGATGCACCCCGGGGCTGCGGGGAAATCAGAAGCGCAGCTTGAGACCGTCATGTTGCATTCTGTCTGGCCATAGAATTCATTGATCTGCAGCCCAAAGGCGTCACGCCCCCACGCCAGCATTTCCACGCCCAACGGTTCGCCCCCCGAGGCCACAGACCGCAAC containing:
- a CDS encoding WapI family immunity protein, encoding MTDFNLGPLCLTVKRYAHDDAKDFEKANWLHIGVKCPTDDGDVSFASSCLMTTDIFDFMDETDALLAGEGFQAYLVSLEPQVDVQIQRGDGPDSFTLDIELTPNAQDDEDTYAVSTTLSRGDMQDVAAQAKRIIEAFPVRSLKAS
- a CDS encoding carboxyl transferase domain-containing protein, encoding MKLKSQILTSSEAFKVNVTAHKAALGQITEAAQAAAFGGGERSRDRHVSRGKMLPRERVANLLDPGSPFLEVGATAAHGMYDGAAPCAGVVAGIGRVQGHEVMVVCNDATVKGGTYYPMTVKKHLRAQEIAEQNHLPCIYLVDSGGANLPNQDEVFPDRDHFGRIFFNQAQMSAKGIPQIAVVMGSCTAGGAYVPAMSDVTIIVKEQGTIFLAGPPLVKAATGEVVSAEDLGGGDVHTRLSGVADYLAEDDTHALALARRAVAQLNRTKPTTVQWQEAEEPAYDTAELLGVVPADTRQPYDIREVIMRVVDGSRFDEFKPRFGETLVTGFAHLKGCPIGIIANNGVLFSEAAQKGAHFVELCSQRKIPLVFLQNITGFMVGRKYENEGIARHGAKMVTAVATTSVPKITLVVGGSFGAGNYGMAGRAYSPRFMWSWPNSRIGVMGGQQAAGVLATVKRDGMERKGETWSAEEEAAFKQPTIDMFEEQSHPLYASARLWDDGVVDPRKTRDVLFLSLSAALNAPIEDTRFGVFRM